Part of the Corynebacterium efficiens YS-314 genome is shown below.
GGTGACCTCCTGGACATTGCCGGAGGTCAGTCCCTTGATCCAGTATTCATCCCTGGAGCGGGAATAGTAGGTACCGCGGCGGGTGGCCAGGGTGTAGGCCAGGGCATGGGTGTCCATCCAGGCCATCATGAGCACCTCACGGGTGTCCACCGCCTGGACCACCGCCGGGATGAGACCGGCATCATTGAGCTTCAGACGGGCGGCGATGACCGGGTCGAGGGTGAACTCCGCCGGGTTGTCGCTGATCGGTGTGGGATCGTGGCTCACCGGCGGACCTCGAAACCGGCCTTCTCGATGGCGTCCTTGACCTCGGTGATGGTGACCTCACCGAAGTGGAAGATGGTGGCGGCCAGGACGGCATTGGCACCGGCGCGGACCGCGGGTGGGAAATGCTCGGCGGTGCCGGCACCACCGGAGGCGATCACCGGGATCGACACCGCGGCGCGGACCTTCTCCAGCAGCTCCAGGTCGAATCCGTTCTTGGTGCCGTCACCATCCATGGAGTTCAGGAGGATCTCGCCGACGCCGAGCTTCTCCCCCGTGATCGCCCATTCCACGGCATCCAGGCCCGCGGAGCGGGTGCCACCGTGGGTGGTGACCTCGAAGCCGGAGGGCTGCGGTGCCTCCCCGGCGGGTACACGACGGGCGTCGACGGACAGGACGATGCACTGTGCACCGAAACGCTGGGACAGCTCCGACAGCAGCTCCGGGCGGGCGATCGCGGAGGTGTTCACACTGACCTTGTCCGCACCGGCGCGCAGCAGCTGGTCCACATCCTCCACGCTGCGCACACCACCACCGACGGTGAGTGGGATGAAGATCTGCTCGGCGGTGCGACGCACTACATCGAGCATGGTTCCACGCCCATCCTTCGAGGCGGAGACATCCAGGAAGGTCAGTTCATCCGCGCCCTCCTCGCCGTACCGCTTGGCCAGTTCCACCGGATCACCGGCATCGCGGAGGTTCTCAAAGTTGACGCCCTTGACCACCCGGCCGTTGTCCACGTCCAGGCAGGGGATCACCCTGATTGCCACACCCATGTCATTGCTCTTTTCTCATTAGTTTTTCTCGCCAGGTTTGTCCTTGGGTTCCCCACCGAGGGGTGCCCCCGGTCGATCCGGGATGATCTCCGCGAACCGGGCTCACCATCCGTGTTCGGTGCGAACC
Proteins encoded:
- the hisI gene encoding phosphoribosyl-AMP cyclohydrolase; the protein is MSHDPTPISDNPAEFTLDPVIAARLKLNDAGLIPAVVQAVDTREVLMMAWMDTHALAYTLATRRGTYYSRSRDEYWIKGLTSGNVQEVTDVALDCDGDTVLVTVHQTGGACHTGARTCFDADPLLGPGQ
- the hisF gene encoding imidazole glycerol phosphate synthase subunit HisF, with the translated sequence MGVAIRVIPCLDVDNGRVVKGVNFENLRDAGDPVELAKRYGEEGADELTFLDVSASKDGRGTMLDVVRRTAEQIFIPLTVGGGVRSVEDVDQLLRAGADKVSVNTSAIARPELLSELSQRFGAQCIVLSVDARRVPAGEAPQPSGFEVTTHGGTRSAGLDAVEWAITGEKLGVGEILLNSMDGDGTKNGFDLELLEKVRAAVSIPVIASGGAGTAEHFPPAVRAGANAVLAATIFHFGEVTITEVKDAIEKAGFEVRR